The DNA window AGTGGGCAACTTCGTGCGCGAGCACTCCCGGGTTGTTGCTGCCGATGTTGACGGCATGGAAGATGAAGCCATCACGGTAGGGAATCGCCCGGTCCTCACGCTCGCCGAAGGCGAAGTTCCCGCGTCCGGGCAACTTGGCAACGATGTAGTCGTAATCGAAGAAGTTGATCTCCGGATAAAGCCCGAAGATGTCGACGAACATCTGGCGATGGCCCTCGGTGGTCACCGGATCGTTCTCCTTCTGCGGCCGCGGCATCTCGCGCCAGCCGTGGATGTGGGTAATCTCGAGCTTGAGTTTGCCGTAGGACTGCTGGTGGAAGATGTCGAGGAAGCGGCCGTCGCCATACATCTTTCCCTCAATCTCCTGCGTGGTCTCCTTGGGCTCACCCAGGTCCTTGAAGTGGGTGTAGACCATGATCAGCTTCTTGTCGCCGACGGTCGTGCCGTAGATCTCGAAGTCGTTGGGCCCCTCGGTCTTGTAGACGTCGCCCTTGGTGTTGAGCGTGGGAATGACACCGCCCGAGGGCGCTGATTCGTCGGGCTGGTTGGCGACCACGAAGTGCTGGTGTTCGTGGGCAGATGCGAAAGAAAGGCTGAGGAGAAAGGCGACAAAGAGGCGAGGCATGGGTCGGCTACGCGGATGAGGTGCGAATGCTCTCAGCGAACCGCGAAAGTTCGCCAAGGAGAGCCGAACCGAACTCCGCCCAAGGCGCTTCGATTGAAAAGCCGCGACGCCGGTCCCGGTGAAACTCGACAGGCCCGGCCACGCCGCCCAGCCTCGCAATCACACCTCCCGGACTGCCCCTGATGACTCTTCCTGATCTCAAAGCGCCTGCCTTGAAGAAACCGCAATTGATCGTGGATTTGGAAAAGGCCACGAGAAATGTCTCCCGCATTTTCGACAAGTTCCAGCGACACGGGGTGGCTTTCCGTCCGCACTTCAAGACGCACCAATGTGCCGCCATCGGCGAATTGTTCAGGGAGATGGGCGTCCGATCGATCACCGTGTCTTCGCTGGATATGGCGACCTACTTTGCCGGGCATGGCTGGGATGACATCACACTGGCGGTACCGGTCAACCTCGGGCAGGTCGAAGAGATCGACCAGCTGGCGCAGCGCATCCGCCTAAACGTCCTCGTGGATTCGCTCGAAACGGCCAGCGCGCTGAATGACGGGCTGACGGTCGCGTGTCCGGTGTGGATCAAGGTGGATGTCGGATACGGCAGGGTCGGCATCAAATGGAATGACGAAGCCCGGCTACTAGAACTGGCGAAGCTGATCGAAAGCTCGGCCCTTCTGGAGTTCTGCGGATTGCTCACCCATTCCGGTCACACTTACGAGTGTCGCGGTCGGGAAGAAGTGCAGGTCCTTTTCGAAGAAGGCCGGACACGCATGCTGCACTTGGAGGAGACGCTTCAGGCCCACGGCACAAGCGCTCGGATCTCCATGGGCGATACCCCTTCGGCCAGCCTCGCGGAGGCATTCGATGGAGTCGATGAGATGCGACCGGGGAACTTCGTGTTCTACGATGTGGTGCAATCGCAGATCGGGTCCTGCAGCGCGGAAGACATCGCCGTGGCGATCGCCTGCCCGGTCATTGGCAAATACGAAGCGGACCTGAAGGTGGTCGTTTACGGAGGCTCCGTTCACTTCTCGAAGGACTCCGTTATCATCGATGGCGAACGCGTCTTCGGGCAACTTGCCCTGCCTGCCTCGGATGGCTGGAAGCCGGTGCCGCTGACAGACGCGCGGATCGTGAGTTGCTGCCAGGAAGTGTCGAAGATCCACGTTTCAAGGGAGGTCTTCGATCAGATCGGCTTGGGGCAGACCGTGTATATCCTACCTGCCCACTCCTGCTTGGCTGCCGAGATCTACCCACGCTATCGGACGACGGACGGGCAAGTCCTCGAACGGTTTCGCTTGTTCACCTAGCCGCTTCAGAAGCAGCCCTACTTCACGCACATCAGGTGCTCGGAAGTGCGGATCAACAGCTTCCCATCAAACGGCACCGGGGTGGCGAGGATCTGCTCGCCCATGTCGTGCTCTGCAAGGAGCTCGAAGCTTTCGCCGATCCGGGCGGAGAACACGACCCCGTCCTCACGAGGTGCGTAGAGGATGCCGCCCGCAATCACTGGAGAGGCGTAATACGGCACCGCGGAACGGGGAAGCTGGGCGCTCCAGAACGGCTCGCCGGTTTTCGGATCGAGGCAAACCAACTCGCCCTTGTGGCGTAGCAGGTAGACCCGCCCTTCATACTCGATCGGACTCGAGACAAAGACTCCGAAATCATCACGCTCCCAAGCCCGGTGCGTCGCGGTGACATCGCCTTTTCCACCGAGCCGGACCGCATGGGTCGATGCCTGCTTGCGATCATCGCGCCCGACCGG is part of the Haloferula helveola genome and encodes:
- a CDS encoding alanine racemase; the encoded protein is MKKPQLIVDLEKATRNVSRIFDKFQRHGVAFRPHFKTHQCAAIGELFREMGVRSITVSSLDMATYFAGHGWDDITLAVPVNLGQVEEIDQLAQRIRLNVLVDSLETASALNDGLTVACPVWIKVDVGYGRVGIKWNDEARLLELAKLIESSALLEFCGLLTHSGHTYECRGREEVQVLFEEGRTRMLHLEETLQAHGTSARISMGDTPSASLAEAFDGVDEMRPGNFVFYDVVQSQIGSCSAEDIAVAIACPVIGKYEADLKVVVYGGSVHFSKDSVIIDGERVFGQLALPASDGWKPVPLTDARIVSCCQEVSKIHVSREVFDQIGLGQTVYILPAHSCLAAEIYPRYRTTDGQVLERFRLFT
- a CDS encoding immune inhibitor A domain-containing protein, yielding MPRLFVAFLLSLSFASAHEHQHFVVANQPDESAPSGGVIPTLNTKGDVYKTEGPNDFEIYGTTVGDKKLIMVYTHFKDLGEPKETTQEIEGKMYGDGRFLDIFHQQSYGKLKLEITHIHGWREMPRPQKENDPVTTEGHRQMFVDIFGLYPEINFFDYDYIVAKLPGRGNFAFGEREDRAIPYRDGFIFHAVNIGSNNPGVLAHEVAHCMGLPDIYTYGNLQPKNPAGPWDLMSSGGGASGFIGWHRHKLGWMDDDRKAYLTEGSHEIELTPLDAEDGVSMVVVPVDQAKGPSKVYVIEIGQPPIPRKGDEPFPAGVLIYSVDATLATGKNPVVVYGRDGLKEGATYLTGHAFENEDAPLKVEVGDALMGGGFEVKVAVTR